One window of the Rhipicephalus sanguineus isolate Rsan-2018 chromosome 4, BIME_Rsan_1.4, whole genome shotgun sequence genome contains the following:
- the LOC125758377 gene encoding uncharacterized protein LOC125758377 has protein sequence MEDHEMALLNEPDVVTRRGNSANRDTTPDLSWLSGGLDAAWRNEDVDLGSDHSVIGIIIKGPQYRAVLGTARVTDWDKMRKDTQEAEEASENDVEADRKQTYAEWARDQKKALEKFTQEITTTAQTPFVDARLAHMWAARHSLTRRWKRQRHNKKLVKRIAVLNKQITEYAAKLCRETWLSTCDGLQGKLSARKTWCLLRHLIDPLSSKTATNRNLTKVINTYKGDGRRLLEELKTKYLKTERGQFPTPERYEGPENEELDRPFTMTELWSAIDESNSKSAPGRDAITYKLLRNMSEAVARGLLGHINETWESSRLPEEWKEAEVRFIPKPGKALTIDNMRPISLTSCVGKVMERMVLRRLQKHLEETNQMPATMYGFRQHLGTQDVLIQLQELVVKKATRNAPRGILALDLKGAFDNVSHASVLQNLNKTGCGRKTFAYITDFLTRRTATIRIGEEKSEPVELGDRGTPQGSVLSPLLFNLALLPLPNLLQQIEGVDHAFYADDITVWTNRAGSNAWVEDALQRAATTVHDYAKTCGLSCAPQKSELLMVQPGRPKKEPPPNVTITIDGMAIKPTQQIRILGLLLQSDGRAYAAVTKIKNTSEQILSMIRRVSNRNRGLKEDDAMRLVRAFVVSRVTYSAPYLQLTKANRDTLNTMLRKATKQALGVPIYSSTQKLLDMGVHNTVEELIEAHLSNQRVRLSQTEHGRAVLRKIGWQIEPLPTKTALPEQWKEAIQTKPLPRNMQPGKDDGRRSARAKSLARQLEENPRVLYADASLRKYDDRATAVATSIDKLIVSASLRTTDPAIAEEVAVALALVQPSVDSVVTDSKSAYASFRRGLISPAAQAILSKHKPPGRAIELVWIPAHSKVEGNALADHHARELSIRAEDEPAELPHPVTSFKDITKMYRNARCKLPVPHPQLTRQQQTILRRTQAGSLAHPVLLHRMYPAEHDTLCPFCKTERGTLAHIIAECKELKNPPPPLPPNIPNSQPPERWETLLSSPALPTQLALTARGQELLETYGSRE, from the coding sequence ATGGAGGACCATGAGATGGCCCTGTTAAACGAGCCGGACGTGGTCACCAGAAGGGGCAACAGCGCCAATAGGGACACAACGCCAGACCTGTCGTGGCTATCGGGGGGACTAGATGCGGCCTGGAGAAACGAAGACGTGGACCTGGGCTCTGACCACAGCGTgatcggcatcatcatcaagggacCCCAATACCGTGCTGTGTTGGGGACGGCACGTGTAACGGACTGGGACAAGATGCGGAAGGACACGCAAGAAGCAGAAGAGGCTTCGGAGAACGATGTGGAAGCCGACAGAAAGCAAACGTACGCCGAATGGGCGAGGGATCAGAAAAAGGCCCTCGAGAAGTTTACGCAAGAAATAACGACGACGGCGCAGACACCTTTCGTGGATGCCAGACTGGCACACATGTGGGCGGCCCGGCACTCGCTAACGCGGAGGTGGAAGCGCCAACGTCACAACAAGAAGCTGGTCAAACGTATCGCGGTCCTCAACAAACAGATCACCGAGTACGCGGCCAAGCTATGCCGAGAGACCTGGCTGAGCACTTGCGACGGCTTGCAGGGCAAGCTATCGGCACGGAAGACGTGGTGCCTACTGAGGCACCTAATCGACCCGCTGAGCAGCAAGACCGCAACCAACCGCAACCTCACCAAGGTCATCAACACGTACAAGGGGGATGGCCGAAGGCTACTGGAAGAACTGAAGACAAAATACCTCAAGACTGAGCGGGGCCAATTCCCGACGCCTGAGAGGTACGAAGGTCCTGAAAACGAAGAGCTGGACAGACCGTTCACCATGACGGAACTCTGGTCGGCCATTGATGAAAGCAATAGCAAGAGCGCCCCCGGCAGGGACGCGATCACGTATAAGTTGCTCAGAAACATGAGCGAAGCGGTGGCCCGCGGCCTCTTGGGGCACATCAATGAAACCTGGGAGAGCTCGCGGCTGCCGGAAGAATGGAAAGAGGCTGAGGTTCGATTCATCCCGAAACCCGGCAAAGCGCTGACGATCGACAACAtgcggcccatctccctcacgtcgTGCGTGGGGAAGGTGATGGAACGTATGGTTCTTCGCAGACTTCAAAAACACCTGGAAGAAACGAACCAAATGCCCGCAACCATGTATGGGTTCAGACAACACCTAGGCACCCAGGACGTCCTTATCCAACTACAAGAACTTGTCGTCAAGAAGGCAACGAGGAACGCGCCGCGGGGGATACTCGCCCTAGACCTAAAAGGGGCCTTCGACAACGTGTCTCACGCGAGCGTGCTCCAAAATCTAAACAAGACGGGATGTGGTCGGAAAACCTTTGCTTACATCACGGACTTCTTAACGAGAAGAACAGCGACCATCAGGATAGGCGAGGAAAAGTCGGAACCTGTCGAACTCGGCGACAGAGGAACCCCTCAGGGGTCGGTTCTGTCGCCCCTGCTCTTTAATCTGGCCCTCCTACCCCTACCCAATCTGCTCCAGCAAATTGAAGGCGTGGACCACGCGttctacgccgacgatatcacggTGTGGACGAACCGAGCCGGGTCCAATGCCTGGGTAGAGGATGCCTTACAGAGGGCGGCAACGACCGTACATGACTATGCAAAGACCTGCGGGCTGAGCTGCGCTCCACAGAAATCAGAGCTGCTCATGGTCCAGCCGGGAAGACCCAAGAAGGAACCGCCGCCGAACGTGACCATCACCATCGACGGCATGGCCATCAAACCGACGCAACAGATCAGAATCCTCGGTCTGCTGCTGCAAAGCGACGGTCGAGCGTATGCGGCCGTCACGAAGATCAAGAACACCTCGGAACAGATATTAAGTATGATCCGAAGGGTCTCTAATCGTAACAGAGGCCTAAAGGAAGACGATGCAATGCGTTTAGTGAGGGCGTTCGTCGTATCAAGGGTGACCTACTCTGCCCCGTACCTCCAGCTAACGAAGGCAAACAGGGACACCCTGAACACGATGCTGCGTAAAGCAACCAAGCAGGCATTGGGCGTGCCGATCTACTCGTCCACGCAGAAACTGCTGGACATGGGCGTTCACAACACGGTGGAGGAGCTGATTGAGGCTCACTTGTCTAACCAAAGGGTAAGGCTAAGTCAAACAGAGCACGGCCGGGCCGTCCTACGGAAAATAGGATGGCAGATAGAACCACTTCCAACCAAGACGGCCCTTCCCGAGCAATGGAAAGAGGCCATTCAAACCAAGCCACTCCCCAGGAACATGCAACCGGGGAAGGACGACGGGAGACGGTCCGCGCGAGCCAAGTCCCTGGCCCGACAGCTGGAGGAGAACCCTAGAGTACTCTACGCGGACGCCTCGCTCAGAAAATACGACGACCGAGCAACGGCGGTAGCCACGTCCATCGACAAGCTTATTGTCAGCGCGTCGCTGAGGACGACAGACCCAGCCATTGCCGAAGAAGTGGCTGTGGCCCTCGCACTCGTACAACCGAGCGTGGACTCCGTGGTCACAGATTCGAAGTCAGCATACGCAAGCTTCCGCAGGGGGTTGATCTCTCCCGCTGCCCAGGCCATTCTCTCCAAGCACAAGCCTCCGGGACGAGCCATCGAGCTCGTGTGGATCCCGGCTCACTCGAAGGTGGAAGGCAACGCCCTCGCCGACCACCACGCCCGAGAACTGTCCATCCGGGCCGAGGACGAGCCGGCTGAGCTACCCCATCCCGTGACGAGCTTTAAAGACATCACTAAAATGTACAGAAACGCGAGGTGCAAACTTCCTGTACCACACCCGCAACTAACcaggcagcagcaaacgatcctgCGGCGCACGCAGGCGGGATCGCTAGCGCATCCCGTTCTGTTACACCGAATGTACCCGGCGGAGCACGACACACTCTGCCCTTTCTGCAAAACGGAAAGAGGCACTCTGGCACATATCATAGCTGAATGTAAAGAGCTCAAGAACCCGCCACCTCCCCTTCCCCCCAACATCCCCAATTCTCAACCCCCAgagcgatgggagaccttgttGTCCAGCCCCGCCCTGCCGACTCAGCTCGCACTGACGGCCAGGGGCCAGGAGTTGCTGGAGAC